A stretch of the Parachlamydia acanthamoebae genome encodes the following:
- a CDS encoding acetate/propionate family kinase, with translation MYILVLNVGSSSIKAALFKKGDGRLDTLWNATLARRKENIFVRKMTQKGISHEELIEISSLYEGLKPLLESLWLGETPLLHSPTEIARVGHRIVHGGEKLLKPTVITEEVKNEIKSLCSIAPLHNPPGLQGIETAQKLFPDSMHIAVFDTSFHQTMSEEVYTYPGPYEWREQGIRRYGFHGISYEYCTAKAIEMLHQYPTEKMICCHLGNGCSAAAIYQGRSLTTSMGFTPLEGLMMGSRTGSIDPAILLYLLRDNKTSVDSLNHLLNYGSGLKGISGESGDMQWIIQQMEAGNPRAKLAFEMFIYHLKFYIGAFAAALGGLDVLIFTAGIGENAALVREETCKGLSFLGIHLDQYANRNCIPNQDVADAHSPTRILVIHTQEEFAIAQACLVMQS, from the coding sequence ATGTACATTCTTGTTTTAAATGTCGGATCTAGTAGTATTAAAGCTGCTCTATTTAAAAAAGGAGACGGTCGTCTAGATACATTATGGAATGCAACATTAGCTAGAAGAAAAGAGAACATTTTTGTTCGTAAAATGACTCAAAAAGGGATCTCACATGAGGAGTTGATTGAGATATCTTCACTTTACGAAGGGCTTAAGCCTCTTTTAGAAAGCCTTTGGTTAGGGGAGACACCTCTTCTACATAGTCCAACAGAAATTGCCAGAGTTGGTCATCGCATTGTGCATGGAGGGGAAAAACTTCTGAAGCCGACTGTTATAACCGAAGAGGTCAAAAACGAGATAAAGTCTCTTTGTTCGATCGCTCCTTTGCATAATCCCCCTGGCCTACAAGGAATTGAAACGGCTCAAAAACTCTTTCCTGACAGTATGCATATTGCTGTTTTTGACACCTCTTTTCATCAAACGATGAGTGAAGAGGTCTATACTTACCCTGGTCCTTATGAATGGAGAGAACAGGGGATTCGTCGATATGGCTTTCACGGAATTAGCTATGAATATTGTACTGCTAAAGCCATCGAAATGTTGCATCAATATCCCACCGAAAAAATGATTTGCTGTCATCTGGGCAATGGTTGCTCGGCTGCCGCGATCTATCAAGGACGTAGCTTGACCACTTCCATGGGTTTTACACCTCTTGAAGGTTTAATGATGGGAAGCCGAACGGGTTCCATTGATCCAGCCATTCTTTTGTATTTGTTGCGTGACAATAAGACTTCGGTGGATTCTCTTAACCATTTACTTAATTATGGCTCAGGACTGAAGGGGATAAGTGGGGAGAGTGGAGATATGCAATGGATTATCCAACAAATGGAAGCGGGTAACCCGCGAGCAAAACTGGCCTTTGAGATGTTTATTTATCATCTAAAATTTTATATAGGAGCTTTTGCTGCTGCTCTTGGGGGTTTGGATGTGTTGATCTTTACGGCGGGGATAGGAGAAAATGCCGCTTTAGTTCGAGAAGAAACGTGTAAAGGTCTTAGCTTTTTGGGGATCCATTTGGATCAATATGCAAACCGCAATTGCATTCCAAATCAAGATGTGGCAGATGCGCATTCTCCCACACGCATTCTAGTCATCCATACACAAGAAGAATTCGCTATTGCGCAAGCTTGTTTAGTGATGCAAAGTTAA
- a CDS encoding class I SAM-dependent methyltransferase, with product MNNVWKELHSNYQEQDWIEKPSLFAETAIQYFPKEGRLLELGAGHGQDSFYFANEGYEVTSTDIEITSLSINLANLFAEIRKKIKIMQLDLKEKLPFQSSSYDVVYAHLSLHYFDLKTTLAILSEIERILKPGGVFAFLTNSVNDPEYKTGKLLEEDFFQMDKVTKRYLSIESARQLTRNFQIGLLDNLGQTYKDQAKGVNHLIRFVGNKLEAL from the coding sequence ATGAATAACGTGTGGAAAGAATTGCATTCTAATTACCAAGAACAAGATTGGATTGAAAAGCCCTCCCTATTTGCAGAAACAGCCATTCAATACTTTCCGAAAGAAGGACGTCTACTTGAATTGGGTGCGGGGCATGGACAAGATAGCTTTTATTTTGCTAACGAAGGCTATGAAGTAACCAGTACGGATATTGAAATAACTTCTCTCTCTATCAATTTAGCGAATCTATTCGCAGAAATAAGAAAAAAAATCAAGATTATGCAGCTCGATTTGAAAGAGAAATTACCGTTTCAATCCAGCTCTTACGATGTGGTTTATGCCCATTTGTCTTTACACTACTTTGATCTAAAAACGACTTTAGCTATTCTAAGCGAGATAGAGCGCATATTAAAGCCCGGGGGAGTTTTTGCTTTTTTAACCAATTCGGTTAATGATCCAGAATACAAAACGGGTAAGCTTTTGGAAGAAGACTTCTTTCAGATGGATAAGGTCACGAAAAGGTATTTGAGTATTGAATCGGCAAGACAATTAACTCGAAATTTCCAAATCGGTCTTTTAGACAACCTTGGGCAAACATACAAAGACCAAGCAAAAGGTGTTAATCATTTGATTCGATTTGTTGGAAATAAATTGGAAGCGTTATGA
- a CDS encoding hemerythrin domain-containing protein, with amino-acid sequence MKILSAFIGILVFSSTLLFADSIGEQKETLTSEEISPNEDLMREHGVLNRLLLIYQEIARRIDNHEAFPVQILAKTAKIVRDFLEDYHEKLEEEYVFPQFVKANQHIELVRVLKDQHQVGRQLTDYILSHTSEADLKDEIQKMILADYLRLYVRMFRPHEAREDTILFPAFQKLLSKEEYMKLGDKFEDKEHELFGSEGFEGIVDQVAKIEQQLGVYNLAEFTPQLK; translated from the coding sequence ATGAAAATTTTATCAGCGTTCATAGGCATTTTAGTGTTTAGTTCAACCCTTCTTTTTGCTGACTCAATTGGTGAACAAAAAGAAACATTGACCAGTGAAGAGATCTCTCCAAATGAAGATTTAATGAGAGAACATGGTGTTTTGAACCGACTTTTATTAATCTACCAAGAAATCGCGCGGCGCATCGATAATCATGAGGCCTTCCCTGTACAAATTCTGGCAAAAACTGCAAAAATCGTGAGGGATTTTTTAGAGGATTACCATGAGAAGCTGGAAGAAGAGTATGTTTTTCCTCAATTTGTAAAAGCAAATCAACACATAGAATTAGTCAGGGTTCTAAAAGATCAGCATCAAGTTGGAAGACAGCTGACCGATTACATTCTTTCACATACTTCAGAAGCTGATTTAAAGGATGAAATCCAAAAAATGATCTTAGCCGATTATCTACGTTTATATGTGAGAATGTTTCGCCCTCACGAAGCACGTGAAGATACTATTTTATTTCCTGCTTTTCAGAAGCTCTTATCAAAAGAAGAATACATGAAACTAGGAGATAAATTTGAAGATAAAGAGCATGAGCTATTCGGATCCGAGGGCTTTGAAGGCATCGTAGATCAGGTCGCGAAGATTGAACAACAATTGGGGGTATATAATCTTGCTGAATTTACCCCTCAGCTAAAATAA
- a CDS encoding PqqD family protein, which produces MHLSRRFKLNKPFVTYQILAEEIVIVHLETGTYYSLDYVGTFIWNGLMNGYPTQQILEDIYTHYEEVPETTEKEIIAFVLQLQEEKLIVQQKEIELTFNFYHPYSQPLSIKSPFVSPCLNKYTEMQELLLLDPLFESEAQTMLNLAFSSF; this is translated from the coding sequence ATGCATTTATCTCGGCGATTTAAGCTAAATAAACCATTTGTGACTTATCAAATTTTAGCTGAAGAAATTGTGATCGTTCATCTTGAAACAGGTACATATTATAGTCTCGATTATGTGGGAACTTTTATATGGAATGGACTCATGAACGGATATCCTACCCAACAGATTCTGGAAGATATCTATACCCATTACGAAGAGGTTCCCGAGACGACTGAGAAAGAAATTATTGCATTCGTCCTGCAACTTCAGGAGGAAAAACTCATTGTTCAGCAAAAAGAAATTGAACTCACATTTAACTTCTACCACCCCTACTCTCAACCACTATCTATCAAAAGCCCATTTGTATCACCATGCCTGAACAAATACACAGAAATGCAAGAACTTTTGCTTCTCGACCCTCTTTTTGAAAGCGAAGCTCAAACAATGCTGAATTTGGCATTTTCATCTTTTTAA
- a CDS encoding BPL-N domain-containing protein, with translation MSIPNRPLDSSEIFIYTGPGIDRDCSQNLYDEFESVVESQYQVKTLEHITHLPWSNRNHSTLVFPGGTLTKIQQGLTPENVRRIQQFVTDGKYFGSCAGAGIAGTKFFLHTELKMPLHIDFEIPSNKLFGFFEGNCFGPLFNQPNHDPASPLQYRAALVRWIGSENSHIKNPFSIFSNHAIGFQMPFNTQHAKVMLEYEHKVPAALVCKFGERWNVALIGNHPEIRGEHVEEEYKKFKQETDQILLNEHLPADMQKKLDDWESEEMEKTIEIFKAHENEQKFVFKSLLRELHVQVRD, from the coding sequence ATGAGTATTCCAAATCGACCGCTCGACTCTTCAGAAATTTTCATTTACACAGGACCAGGAATAGATAGAGATTGCTCTCAAAATCTATACGATGAGTTTGAATCTGTTGTTGAGTCTCAATATCAAGTAAAAACTCTGGAACATATAACACATTTGCCTTGGTCAAACCGCAATCATAGCACCCTTGTGTTTCCGGGGGGAACACTAACTAAAATTCAACAGGGTTTAACACCGGAAAATGTTCGACGCATCCAACAATTTGTCACGGATGGAAAATACTTTGGATCATGCGCTGGCGCTGGAATAGCGGGGACAAAATTTTTTCTGCACACTGAATTAAAAATGCCTCTTCATATTGACTTTGAAATCCCTTCGAATAAACTCTTCGGTTTTTTTGAAGGAAACTGTTTTGGCCCTCTCTTTAATCAACCGAACCACGATCCTGCCTCCCCTCTTCAATACCGCGCGGCTTTAGTTAGATGGATCGGATCAGAAAATTCACACATAAAAAATCCTTTTTCTATTTTTTCCAATCACGCCATCGGTTTTCAAATGCCTTTTAACACTCAACATGCAAAAGTCATGCTTGAGTATGAGCACAAAGTCCCAGCAGCACTTGTCTGTAAATTTGGTGAAAGATGGAATGTGGCGCTTATCGGAAATCATCCAGAAATTCGAGGAGAACATGTCGAAGAAGAGTATAAGAAATTTAAGCAAGAAACTGATCAAATCCTTCTGAATGAGCACTTGCCTGCAGACATGCAAAAAAAACTAGATGATTGGGAATCCGAAGAAATGGAAAAAACCATAGAAATATTTAAAGCGCATGAGAATGAGCAAAAATTTGTTTTTAAATCGCTTTTGAGAGAGCTCCATGTTCAGGTACGTGACTAA
- a CDS encoding formylglycine-generating enzyme family protein — translation MQKMMITACLVASVAMNLDGGMPLQTNAHFSAKEWTDIQKLTSDVDQIVLLDGTHVSGTIEKIPKLSYPFGTISFAPSDVVALVFLQDQGQTKMELVTQEGLHFKGEVSKDYFILSPDHEPQKVIFPYKVHWVVFKDQKRDPKKPKEKLYCLKLQNGDVLTVALGNHPISVTNEQGEMTLKSDVIESLYFDGKLHGTLSDATGEQKELPYSSVKEPVFVAKLGNTSRLIRLPWNEIDSLKVSQPIGENKEADFDLLTNRLPGVQINVQPSLQKVQHAEEKVAKTEPEKNEPPEIAFIFLGDDSKSKQRDDMLLEEDNGIGVNITAEAFDIDESKLEAGEAADSDIEFVSKSNQSTWKVSFPENYQPIAFNPVKSTTHTSFGDPLVRNLEINPDIQQPNYFENNDLEELAADPDIFDTFLSAEEFEEALTHTAEFSEFKSPATGKQVHSGVNVHVEKARPVEKEAMVFVSARIHQAPDYYIDRDRVTNKEYKKFMEATNYPAPSHWEDGEIPVGKEHEPVVNVSYKDALVYAVWVGKRLPSEAEWMRAARNHMLNLSEDDSIKEWTSTAYTRGFENQEKKLAVVHAKHHSARKYDIVRVCAGSPAAPLSADTCCPSTGFRCASHVHD, via the coding sequence ATGCAAAAAATGATGATAACCGCTTGTTTGGTTGCCAGCGTCGCCATGAATTTAGATGGAGGGATGCCTTTGCAAACAAACGCCCATTTTTCTGCAAAAGAATGGACCGATATTCAAAAGCTCACGTCAGATGTCGATCAGATTGTTTTGCTGGATGGTACACACGTATCCGGGACCATTGAAAAAATCCCCAAATTGAGCTATCCCTTTGGAACCATTAGCTTTGCTCCTTCAGATGTTGTGGCGCTCGTCTTTTTGCAAGATCAAGGGCAAACCAAAATGGAACTTGTGACACAAGAAGGCTTACACTTTAAGGGAGAGGTTTCTAAAGATTATTTTATTTTATCTCCCGATCACGAGCCACAAAAAGTGATTTTTCCTTACAAAGTGCATTGGGTTGTCTTCAAAGATCAAAAACGAGATCCAAAAAAACCCAAAGAAAAGCTTTATTGTCTGAAGCTACAAAATGGGGATGTGTTAACAGTCGCGTTAGGGAATCATCCGATCTCTGTCACAAACGAGCAGGGAGAAATGACTCTAAAATCGGATGTCATTGAAAGTCTCTATTTCGACGGCAAATTGCACGGAACACTGTCAGATGCAACAGGAGAACAAAAAGAGCTACCCTATTCCTCTGTCAAGGAGCCTGTATTCGTCGCAAAATTAGGAAACACCTCGCGGCTTATCCGACTTCCTTGGAATGAAATTGATTCATTAAAGGTCAGTCAACCTATCGGAGAAAACAAAGAGGCTGATTTTGATCTTTTAACAAATCGGCTTCCAGGCGTTCAAATCAATGTACAGCCTTCCTTGCAAAAAGTGCAACACGCGGAAGAAAAAGTCGCTAAAACAGAACCTGAAAAGAATGAGCCTCCTGAAATTGCTTTTATTTTTCTAGGTGATGACTCCAAAAGTAAGCAACGAGACGATATGCTTTTGGAAGAAGATAACGGAATAGGTGTTAATATCACTGCAGAAGCCTTTGATATTGATGAATCTAAATTAGAAGCTGGCGAAGCGGCAGATTCTGACATTGAATTTGTGTCTAAATCAAATCAATCCACTTGGAAAGTTTCGTTCCCCGAAAATTATCAGCCCATAGCATTTAATCCTGTTAAAAGTACAACTCACACTTCATTTGGAGATCCCCTTGTGAGAAATTTAGAGATCAATCCCGATATTCAACAACCTAACTACTTTGAGAATAATGATCTCGAAGAGTTAGCAGCTGATCCTGATATTTTTGATACCTTTTTATCTGCTGAAGAATTTGAAGAGGCGTTAACTCATACAGCGGAATTTTCTGAATTCAAATCTCCAGCAACAGGCAAGCAAGTGCATAGCGGGGTAAATGTTCACGTTGAAAAAGCTCGTCCCGTAGAAAAAGAAGCGATGGTCTTTGTTTCTGCACGGATTCATCAAGCCCCCGACTATTACATTGATCGGGATCGCGTGACGAATAAAGAATATAAAAAGTTTATGGAGGCGACAAATTACCCCGCTCCTTCTCACTGGGAGGATGGTGAAATCCCTGTAGGGAAAGAGCATGAGCCTGTTGTGAATGTGTCTTACAAAGACGCATTAGTTTATGCGGTTTGGGTAGGAAAACGATTGCCTTCGGAAGCAGAGTGGATGCGCGCTGCACGCAATCACATGCTAAATCTTTCCGAGGATGATTCAATCAAGGAATGGACGTCAACGGCCTATACGCGGGGATTCGAAAATCAAGAAAAAAAGCTTGCCGTTGTCCATGCAAAACATCATTCTGCGAGAAAATATGACATTGTGCGTGTGTGTGCAGGAAGCCCAGCTGCGCCGTTATCAGCAGATACTTGCTGTCCCTCTACAGGATTTCGTTGTGCCTCGCATGTGCATGATTAG